A stretch of Oncorhynchus mykiss isolate Arlee chromosome 12, USDA_OmykA_1.1, whole genome shotgun sequence DNA encodes these proteins:
- the bsx gene encoding brain-specific homeobox protein homolog — MNLNYTSPVPQMPAQRSTSFFIEDILLHKPKPLREVFHLPFSSSLASRMPLLEYGYPLMPTPILAPHPHHHLHKPDHHQYFFTSGMQMPGLFQHHPELPGKHCRRRKARTVFSDSQLSGLEKRFEIQRYLSTPERVELATALSLSETQVKTWFQNRRMKHKKQLRKTQDDQKNPNDIDRSMENSSESELNEKNTDDVNSGIDPDSYMLEENEDDVDIEDDICSPERSL; from the exons ATGAATCTGAACTACACGTCCCCGGTGCCTCAGATGCCAGCCCAGAGGTCAACGTCGTTCTTCATCGAAGATATTTTATTACACAAACCAAAGCCCCTGAGAGAGGTATTCCACTTGCCGTTCTCAAGCTCTCTGGCTTCCAGGATGCCTCTCCTAGAATATGGATACCCACTGATGCCCACTCCGATACTAGCGCCTCACCCGCACCATCATCTACACAAGCCGGACCATCACCAGTATTTCTTCACGTCTG GGATGCAAATGCCGGGGTTATTTCAGCATCATCCGGAGTTACCGGGCAAGCATTGCAGACGAAGGAAGGCGAGAACGGTCTTCTCGGATTCGCAATTATCTGGTCTGGAAAAGAGATTTGAGATACAACGGTACCTATCCACACCAGAACGAGTGGAGTTGGCAACAGCGTTAAGTCTCTCAGAAACCCAG GTGAAAACATGGTTTCAAAACAGAAGGATGAAGCATAAAAAGCAACTGAGGAAAACACAAGACGACCAGAAAAATCCGAATGACATAGATAGATCCATGGAGAACTCAAGTGAGAGTGAACTCAACGAAAAAAACACAGATGATGTTAACAGTGGAATCGACCCAGACTCATACATGTTAGAGGAAAATGAGGACGATGTTGATATCGAGGATGATATTTGCTCGCCAGAACGTTCACTATAG